From the Manis pentadactyla isolate mManPen7 chromosome 15, mManPen7.hap1, whole genome shotgun sequence genome, the window AAGCTGTAAAATGCTTCCTTTAAAGTGAAAAGGTGAAAGTTCTTGACttaacaaggaaagaaaaaaacgaCAGGTTTGGTAccatctgtggtttcaggcacACAGTAGGGGTCATGGTATGTATCCCTATGGATAAAGAGAGACTACTGTATAAACTTCACAATAATTTTATCAACTTAAAAACGATGCTGAATTATTAGAATGGCTTTGAATCTGTAGAAGAATTGGGAGAAATTTTATTAAAGACACTGACTTTTCCAATCCACAGCACAACcatctccatttatttacatcTGGTCTAACTTTTATTAAACTTATTTCATgtttttgatactattataaactttttttttggtatcattaacctacaattacatgagcaacattatggttactagactccccacatcatcaagtcacccccacagccccattacagtcactgtccatcagcgtagtaagatgctatagaatcactacttgtcttctctgtgttgtacagccctcccctaaaCTCCCTCCTCCctgtacattatgtctgctaatcgtaatgctcctttttcccccttatccctcccttcccacccatcctccccagtccctttccctttggtaactgttagtccattcttgagttctgtgagtcttctgctgttttgttccttcattttttttctttgctcttatactccacatatgagtgaaatcatttgatacttgtctttctccgcctggcttatttcactgagcataataccctctagctccatccatgttgttgcaaatggtaggatttgttttcttcttatggctgaataatattccattgtgtatatgtaccacatcttctttatccattcatctactgatggacacttaggttgcttccatttcttggctattgtaaatagtgctgtgctaaacataggggtgcacaagtctttttcaaactgggctgctgcattcttagggtatcctagaagtggaattcctgggttaaatggtatttctattttgagttttttgaggaacctccatactgctttccacaatggttgaaccaatttacattcccaccagcagtgtaggagggttcccctttctccacatcctagccaacatttgttgtttgtcttttggatgttggccatcctaactggtgtgaggtgatatctcattgtggttttaatttgcatttctctgatgactagcgatgtggagcatcttttcatgtgcctgttggccatctgaatttcttctttggagaagtgtctgttcagatcctctgcccattttttaattggattatttgctttttgtttgctgaggtgcatgaattctttatatattttgggtgtcaaccctttatcggatctgtcctttatgaatatattctcccatactgtaggatgccttttttgttctattgatggtgtcctttgctgtacagaagcatttcagcttgatatagtcccacttgttcatttttgcttttgtttcccttgcccggggagatatgttcatgaagaagttgctcatgtttatgtccaagagatttttgcatatgtttttttctaagagttttatggtttcatgacttacattcaggtcttggatccacttcgaatttacttttgtgtatggggctagacagtgatccagtttcattctcttacatgtagctgtccagttttgccaacaacaccTGGtagagaggctgtcatttcccctctgtatatccatggctcctttattatatattaattgaccatatatgtttgggttaatgtttggagtctctattctgttccattggtctgtgggtctgttcttgtacctgtaccaaattgtcttgattactgtggctttgtagtagagcttgaagtcagggagcataattcctgcCCTCccagttttttcttccttcccaggattgctttggctattctgggtctttcatggttccatatgaattttagaaatatttgttccagtttgttgaagaatgctgttggtgttttgataggattgcattgaatctgtagactgctttacgcaggatggccattttgacaatattaattcttcatagccaagagcataggatgagtttccatttgttagtgtcgtctttaatttcccttaagattgtcttttagttttcagggtttaggcctttcccttccttggttaggtttattcctaagtattttattatttttgatgcaattgtgaatggaattgttttcctgatttctctttctgctagttcattgttagtgtataggaaagccacagatttctgtgtattaattttgtatcctgcaactgctgaattcagatattctagtagttttggagtggagtctttagggatttttatgtacaatatcatgtcatctgcaaatagtgacagtttgacttctttaccaatctggataccttgtatttctttgtctgattgccgtggcaaggacctccagaactatgctgaataacagtggggagagtgggcatcattttcttgttcccaatcttagaggaaaagctttcagcttctcactgttaagtatgatgttggctgtgggtttgtcatatatggcctttattatgttgaggtatttgccctctgtacccattttgttgagagtttttatcatgaatggatgttgagttttgtcaaatgttttttcagcgtctgtggagatgatcatgtggtttttgtccatctttttttgatgtggatgatgatgatggattttcgaatgttgtactatccttgcatccctgaaatgagtcccacttggtcatggtgtataatcgtcttgatgtattttctaattcagtttgctaatattttgttgagtgtttttgcatgtatgttcatcagggataatgggctgtaattttcttttttgtggggtgcctgattttggtattagagtgatgctggcttcatagaattagtttggaagtattccctcttcttctattttttggaaaacattaaggacaaTGAGtattgtctgataaaattcagcagtgagccCATgtgacccaggggttttgttcttgggtagttttttcattactgattcaatttcattgctgctgattggtctgtttagattttgtttcttccttggtcagtcttggaaggttgtatttttctgggaagttgtccagttcttccagcttgttagcatatagattttcatagtattgtctaataattctttgtatttctgtggggtccattgtgattttttgtcatttctgattctgtgtgtgtagattctcttttctcttaataagtgtggctaggggtttatctgttttgcttattttttcaaagaaccagctcttggtttcactgattttttctattgttttattcttctcaattttatttatttcttctctgatctttattatgtccctccttctgcttactttgggtataaattgtatttttattttacaattgtacATTGCTAGTCTACAGGTATAAATTCAGGGTCaattgattttttgtttgtttgttatcattaatctacaattacatgaagaacattatgtttactaggctccccccttcaccaagtctcccccacaacaATTGATTTTTGATAGAATTTCCAAAGCAACTCTGTGCAGGAGATGAAAGTCTTTTTTAACAATAAGTGCTAGAACAACTGAAGATCTATATAAGTAGGAAAAAATGAACCGCAATCTATACTTCATACCACAGACAAGTTTTTAGGTGAATCATATACCTGAAATTAAAAGCTAAGACTCTCAAGCGTCTGGGAGAAAACaggattttctatgtatcttTAATCATTGAGGCTCTATTCATATTAAAGAACATAATCTGCATGGTTAGTCCTTTGACAGTTACTCAGTCTTATTTTATGGCCCAACATGTGGTCTGTTTCCTGCATAATTGAAAAGCAAGTATATTGTGTGGTTGAGGGTACCATTAAATAAATGCCATATAGGAAAACTGGTTGATAATACTTAATTCTTTTGCATTCAGGGATCTTCCAGATCTAATCTATCCAGAAGTTCCTAAGTATCATTTTGGGCTGTACtaatttctctttgtctctgcaaACCTTCTTCATCTGTCAGGACTATTTTATCCACCCATGCCCATACCCATATCCACACCTGCACTGAACCCAGCTATGGAAAGTCAAGGAGCAATCTGTTCACCTATAAAGGACTTATTTCTACCAGGAATTCAGCTCATGTCttccttgcctccaccactctTAGATAGGACCATATGGAAGTGCAATTTTTATCTTCTGAAGGTTTTTCTTGCTGTTGTGGGTGTGAAATCCTTCCCTATTCTACATTCTAACTGCAGTCAAAGTTCaagttttgttcttgttttaatAACCTCTTTCCCATGTCCCACTACAGCTTCACTATGAAATGCATGGCAGTGACTGGATTCATTCATTGGCTGTATTTTAAAGACTCTTCAAATGAGAAGTAGAGTATAAATGGATGAATGCAGTGACTCTGCCTCAGGTAGGAGAACTCCTAAGTTTGTTTATAAAATCTATCCCATTCTATCAAAAACAGCTAAGAAAAAATAAGAGTGCACCTAGAAGATATTGGGGCTTGATAATGTATTTTGTTCATAGAATTTCAGTTACTTGAACTCCAGAAACTCCATGTCAGTTTTCTTGTTTTGTATTCCAAGAATCCCTTGCTATCTAAATCTGTTTAGTTCTTGAGTTCAGATAATAAGCAATGCTATTATCTTAATCAGTTGATAGCCAAGTTTCAGAAAGTGAGCAGCAAGTTTGGATAGGGATTTATCAGAAAGGTTTTATTCCTAAATTCAGATTGTGACAAATATTTCCTTCCAATAGACTACTGGATTTTATTTGCTAATTTATAAAATTGCATCTTCTCATAACTGATTCTGGGTGCATTATCTTTTTGTGTTCTCTTAGGAAGTTTTAACGTAAGGGTTATAAACTTACAAATAACTTGCTTTCTCAGTCTGTGTCCTGGAAGAGTTCCTAAAACATTTCATAGGTTTCACCTATTAATTAAATATATCTAGTTTGGTGTCTTatttagtgtgtctgtgacattTTAAGTCTAATTGGGCCTAATTTTAAAGTGTTCCTTTTTAAGGGGAATCTGTTAAGATTTCACCTATTAAGTCTGATGTCaccaatttttctttataaaaattccaCACTGTACATATTTTCAGATATACTATAAAAATGTCTAGTActggtttttgtttcttgaggtaaaatACATATACCATTATATTCACCCTTTTAAGGAAAACTGTTCAGTTTTTAGTATactcacaaagttgtgcaacctaCACCGCTAatcccagaacattttcatcacccaaaaACATAGTccttataaatttaaataatatgtaTTCAAGTTCTCATTTACAATGCCACTCATTTGTCTTCCTTACTTCTCCACCCAACTCACTTAACTATGTCAACACTTTTTTAGTCAAATaatcaaattttcctttttttcatttctggtatTTATAATTAGTCATGCCTTCCCCCCtttttttatacttattttagCCTGTTTTAGCTCCTTGTATTCTATGTTGATTTTATGATCTTTCTagtagttcatttattttcattcacatttaaaaagttaaaggtTTTGTTCCTTAACTTATGTTAATCAGGAGACACTGAATTACTaaatattcagatatttgatGGTTCTGTTGTTACTGTTTCTCATTCTGGCCAAATAATGTAACCtatatcttttgtcttttttgagAACTTAATTATTAGGAAATATTCTCATCTCTTCCTGCTTTTTTGACAGCTGCTATTTCAACTACCCATTATGATATCCACAGGGTTGTTGAGACTGCTATTAATCTTTGTGCAACATAAAAAGATGAAGTCTGAATGAAGACTactcacacatttttttctttttaaaattctatgctGAATAATGAGTGATGGGAAAAGCTTTCATATTCTCACTATATTCACTTCTTTTTACATTATAAATTCTTTGATTCAGAGGTAAACAACATGTTTAAAATCCTTCCCATAAATAATGAAGATAATATTTCATTGGTATCAATGATAGTCGTAGGGAATAGCTTTTCCTAAACGTTCACTATGTGATAGGAAtagttctaagcactttacatttaTTAACTGAATCCTCATAACAAATCAATACATAGAGCATGATTATATTTACTAatacttaagaaataaaatgccACTACAGCCctacataaaaagtaaaaaaaaaaaaatctgaaaggatAAACAGTAATTTGATGAATAGTAGTTAATTACCACTGTATGAGATGAGTTTAGTATTAATGAAAAGGAGCAGTTTACAAATAGAAAATGTGGATAATTTCAGTAATTATAAtagatgttttaaaagaaaaaggcaagcaTCCAAAAATAAATTTTGGGAAATACTACTCAGGGCACATTTTATATCTACAAACATGAATaataaagtctttttaaaaagtcattatagtcattagaaaataataaaaaccattTACTGAAATGGCAATCATATTTTCTGGTGTGATAAAAGCAGAAGGTACAACATGCCATGATTAtacatcctttaaaataaaaaatctggcAGGATTTGCTCTACTGACTAGATAGCAATCATCTATCACTGATAATGATTACTACTAACCTTGGatttttagtttttggttttATGATATGTTtgtgaaatgaaacaaaagattAACACTAATTTCAAAAACAAAGTTATAATttcaacaaagaattaaaaaatacaaagtcaCACAATTTAACAGGGTGAAGTTGGTGTAAGCACAAATATACAGATCAAAGAAAAGACAGCCCTGAAACACAAGCAAATATATAAACAAGAATATAACATCACAAAGAAGATAGACCAAAACAAAGGAGATGATAATTATTTCAACAACTGCCATTAGTATAAGGTTTGGGAGTGGGGGAACAGGCAAACTTAATTTACAtctgaattaaaaaatgtaaaataagcaaaaaatagttattttttgttgttgtttaaagtGTAAGGAAGATGACAAGAGCTTTAACCTTTATTATTCATCAGTATGAATTCCCTGATGACGAATGAGATTCGAACCACTACTAAATGCCTTTCCACATTCTTTACAGTTATAGAGCTTTTCACCTGTATGAATTCGCAGATGTCGAGTAAGGTTTGAGCATTTATTAAAGGCCTTTCCACATTCACTACATTCATATGGCTTTTCGTctgtatgaattctctgatgttgaAGAAGTTGGGAGTTCTGAgtgaaggccttcccacattGAAGACATTCGAAGGGTTTCTCACCAGCATGAATTCTCTGATGATGAAGAAGTTGTGAACTCTGAGTAAAAgccttcccacattccttacaaTCATAGGGTTTCTCCCCAGTATGAATCCTCTGATGATTAGTAAGTGCTGAGGCATAACTAAAAGCTTTGCCACATTCCTTGCACTCATAAGGTTTCtcaccagtatgaattctctgatgctgAACAAGCTTTGAGCTCTGAGTAAAAGCTctgccacattccttacattcatatgGCTTTTCACCTGTATGAACTCGCACATGTTGAAAACGTTGTGAGCTCTTAGTAAAGGCTTTCCCACATACTTTACATTCATAGGGCTTTTCACCAGAGTGAATTCTCTGATGGTCCATAAGATTTGAGTAATAACTAAAGGCctttccacattccttacattcatagggtttcttaccagtatgaattctctgatgttgaGAAAGGTATGAACTGTAactgaaggcttttccacattccttacattcaaaGGGCTTTTCACCAGTATGAATTTTAAGATGTCGAGTAACATGTGAGCCACAACTAAAAAATTTCCCACACTCTTTACATTCATAAGATTTCTCACCaatatgaattctctgatgttgaATAAATTGTGAATTATGACTAAAGACTTTTCTACATTtcttacattcatagggtttttcttcatttttagttATCTGATGAGGTGTAAGGAATGTCTGTTGAATAAATGTAGGTGCTTCATGAGTTAGTACTTCTTGGCTGATATGCCCATTTTGATACCCTAGTTGTCTTTCAAAGTGGCTTCTACATTCCAAAACATCTCTAAAATTGGAGTACTCAAGACCATGATTTGTAAGTCCCATTAACTCCCTCTGGCATGATTCTATTTCATAAACTTCCTTTTTTAGAGATAATAACTTGGTTTCACACATTGATTCCAgatctgaaagaaaatgaaatggaaaataaaataagttttctTGGGAACTGTGGTATATAATAAAGGATAAATTTGGTATTTCTCCCCAGTTCCTAGCACAGAGCTTCAGAAACCCTGGGAATTTCCTCAGTGATAATGGAGTGTTTTtgttatgctaatgaggtgactcatGCTGGCTCCCAAATGGCTTCTACTAGGGGATTGGTCAGCAGAAAGCCCAAGCATGGGATTACAGGGATGAGACTCTCAGCTACATGACCCCTACAGAATAAGGAAGGGCCAGAGATTGGTCAGTAACTTAATCAATCATGTCAATGCAATTAAATGCTGGACACCAAAGCTCAGTGGAGCTTTCTGGTTGGTGAAGATATTGACATGCTGTGAGGGGACACACTCTGACCCCACAAGGAAAGGGTGTAGAACCCCTGCATCAGAAAGCCTATCAGACTTTGCCCTAATATGTATCCTCTATAGTGAAACTACAATTTTACGTATATAACTTTCCTGCATTCTATGAATAATGACAGCAAATTACTGAAACCACAGGGACCATAGAAATCCCTGTATTTATAGGTCGGAAGTAGGAGTGGTCTGAGGATCCCCTGAGACTTGCAGCTGACAGCTGAGGCGGGAGCAGCCTTATGCAGGACTTGCTGTTACCCTGTGAGGTCTATGTGAAGTTTGGGTAGTTAGTGTCAGAATCTCAGCTTACCAGTTGGGGTAGAAACAGAATTAACtccataataaaggacatattgGATTAAAGAGATTACAGAGGATCAGCCACTTGAGGAAAGAGCCTGAGATAAGAATTTGATGTGAGTGGCACAGAGGGAACACTCAACATGTTATATGCTGAGTATTCAGTAAAAATACCATTTGCCTTGGAGCTCT encodes:
- the ZNF383 gene encoding zinc finger protein 383 isoform X3, whose product is MQGCRLGPACAPAGKPEVGAPSCPSGSGFKLHFPGAPPEDPGCLFTCLRDARPPEKKCKVSGLGTGFPTRLFRLVPGSLQELSGRVWSLRPVSALLRRVPRGRRRNGCWPNQIQGKQPQRGLILSCNTDSHGPDLESMCETKLLSLKKEVYEIESCQRELMGLTNHGLEYSNFRDVLECRSHFERQLGYQNGHISQEVLTHEAPTFIQQTFLTPHQITKNEEKPYECKKCRKVFSHNSQFIQHQRIHIGEKSYECKECGKFFSCGSHVTRHLKIHTGEKPFECKECGKAFSYSSYLSQHQRIHTGKKPYECKECGKAFSYYSNLMDHQRIHSGEKPYECKVCGKAFTKSSQRFQHVRVHTGEKPYECKECGRAFTQSSKLVQHQRIHTGEKPYECKECGKAFSYASALTNHQRIHTGEKPYDCKECGKAFTQSSQLLHHQRIHAGEKPFECLQCGKAFTQNSQLLQHQRIHTDEKPYECSECGKAFNKCSNLTRHLRIHTGEKLYNCKECGKAFSSGSNLIRHQGIHTDE
- the ZNF383 gene encoding zinc finger protein 383 isoform X4 yields the protein MQGCRLGPACAPAGKPEVGAPSCPSGSGFKLHFPGAPPEDPGCLFTCLRDARPPEKKCKVSGLGTGFPTRLFRLVPGSLQELSGRVWSLRPVSALLRRVPRGRRRNGCWPNQIQDLESMCETKLLSLKKEVYEIESCQRELMGLTNHGLEYSNFRDVLECRSHFERQLGYQNGHISQEVLTHEAPTFIQQTFLTPHQITKNEEKPYECKKCRKVFSHNSQFIQHQRIHIGEKSYECKECGKFFSCGSHVTRHLKIHTGEKPFECKECGKAFSYSSYLSQHQRIHTGKKPYECKECGKAFSYYSNLMDHQRIHSGEKPYECKVCGKAFTKSSQRFQHVRVHTGEKPYECKECGRAFTQSSKLVQHQRIHTGEKPYECKECGKAFSYASALTNHQRIHTGEKPYDCKECGKAFTQSSQLLHHQRIHAGEKPFECLQCGKAFTQNSQLLQHQRIHTDEKPYECSECGKAFNKCSNLTRHLRIHTGEKLYNCKECGKAFSSGSNLIRHQGIHTDE
- the ZNF383 gene encoding zinc finger protein 383 isoform X2, encoding MQGCRLGPACAPAGKPEVGAPSCPSGSGFKLHFPGAPPEDPGCLFTCLRDARPPEKKCKVSGLGTGFPTRLFRLVPGSLQELSGRVWSLRPVSALLRRVPRGRRRNGCWPNQIQGLNIPKPQVISLLEQGKEPWMVGRELTRGLCSDLESMCETKLLSLKKEVYEIESCQRELMGLTNHGLEYSNFRDVLECRSHFERQLGYQNGHISQEVLTHEAPTFIQQTFLTPHQITKNEEKPYECKKCRKVFSHNSQFIQHQRIHIGEKSYECKECGKFFSCGSHVTRHLKIHTGEKPFECKECGKAFSYSSYLSQHQRIHTGKKPYECKECGKAFSYYSNLMDHQRIHSGEKPYECKVCGKAFTKSSQRFQHVRVHTGEKPYECKECGRAFTQSSKLVQHQRIHTGEKPYECKECGKAFSYASALTNHQRIHTGEKPYDCKECGKAFTQSSQLLHHQRIHAGEKPFECLQCGKAFTQNSQLLQHQRIHTDEKPYECSECGKAFNKCSNLTRHLRIHTGEKLYNCKECGKAFSSGSNLIRHQGIHTDE
- the ZNF383 gene encoding zinc finger protein 383 isoform X1 encodes the protein MQGCRLGPACAPAGKPEVGAPSCPSGSGFKLHFPGAPPEDPGCLFTCLRDARPPEKKCKVSGLGTGFPTRLFRLVPGSLQELSGRVWSLRPVSALLRRVPRGRRRNGCWPNQIQGKQPQRGLILSCNTDSHGPGLNIPKPQVISLLEQGKEPWMVGRELTRGLCSDLESMCETKLLSLKKEVYEIESCQRELMGLTNHGLEYSNFRDVLECRSHFERQLGYQNGHISQEVLTHEAPTFIQQTFLTPHQITKNEEKPYECKKCRKVFSHNSQFIQHQRIHIGEKSYECKECGKFFSCGSHVTRHLKIHTGEKPFECKECGKAFSYSSYLSQHQRIHTGKKPYECKECGKAFSYYSNLMDHQRIHSGEKPYECKVCGKAFTKSSQRFQHVRVHTGEKPYECKECGRAFTQSSKLVQHQRIHTGEKPYECKECGKAFSYASALTNHQRIHTGEKPYDCKECGKAFTQSSQLLHHQRIHAGEKPFECLQCGKAFTQNSQLLQHQRIHTDEKPYECSECGKAFNKCSNLTRHLRIHTGEKLYNCKECGKAFSSGSNLIRHQGIHTDE
- the ZNF383 gene encoding zinc finger protein 383 isoform X6 → MVGRELTRGLCSDLESMCETKLLSLKKEVYEIESCQRELMGLTNHGLEYSNFRDVLECRSHFERQLGYQNGHISQEVLTHEAPTFIQQTFLTPHQITKNEEKPYECKKCRKVFSHNSQFIQHQRIHIGEKSYECKECGKFFSCGSHVTRHLKIHTGEKPFECKECGKAFSYSSYLSQHQRIHTGKKPYECKECGKAFSYYSNLMDHQRIHSGEKPYECKVCGKAFTKSSQRFQHVRVHTGEKPYECKECGRAFTQSSKLVQHQRIHTGEKPYECKECGKAFSYASALTNHQRIHTGEKPYDCKECGKAFTQSSQLLHHQRIHAGEKPFECLQCGKAFTQNSQLLQHQRIHTDEKPYECSECGKAFNKCSNLTRHLRIHTGEKLYNCKECGKAFSSGSNLIRHQGIHTDE
- the ZNF383 gene encoding zinc finger protein 383 isoform X5, coding for MAQGSVVFSDVSVDFSQEEWEGLDPAHRDLYREVMLENYSNLVSVGLNIPKPQVISLLEQGKEPWMVGRELTRGLCSDLESMCETKLLSLKKEVYEIESCQRELMGLTNHGLEYSNFRDVLECRSHFERQLGYQNGHISQEVLTHEAPTFIQQTFLTPHQITKNEEKPYECKKCRKVFSHNSQFIQHQRIHIGEKSYECKECGKFFSCGSHVTRHLKIHTGEKPFECKECGKAFSYSSYLSQHQRIHTGKKPYECKECGKAFSYYSNLMDHQRIHSGEKPYECKVCGKAFTKSSQRFQHVRVHTGEKPYECKECGRAFTQSSKLVQHQRIHTGEKPYECKECGKAFSYASALTNHQRIHTGEKPYDCKECGKAFTQSSQLLHHQRIHAGEKPFECLQCGKAFTQNSQLLQHQRIHTDEKPYECSECGKAFNKCSNLTRHLRIHTGEKLYNCKECGKAFSSGSNLIRHQGIHTDE
- the ZNF383 gene encoding zinc finger protein 383 isoform X7, translating into MCETKLLSLKKEVYEIESCQRELMGLTNHGLEYSNFRDVLECRSHFERQLGYQNGHISQEVLTHEAPTFIQQTFLTPHQITKNEEKPYECKKCRKVFSHNSQFIQHQRIHIGEKSYECKECGKFFSCGSHVTRHLKIHTGEKPFECKECGKAFSYSSYLSQHQRIHTGKKPYECKECGKAFSYYSNLMDHQRIHSGEKPYECKVCGKAFTKSSQRFQHVRVHTGEKPYECKECGRAFTQSSKLVQHQRIHTGEKPYECKECGKAFSYASALTNHQRIHTGEKPYDCKECGKAFTQSSQLLHHQRIHAGEKPFECLQCGKAFTQNSQLLQHQRIHTDEKPYECSECGKAFNKCSNLTRHLRIHTGEKLYNCKECGKAFSSGSNLIRHQGIHTDE